From the genome of Phytohabitans rumicis, one region includes:
- a CDS encoding FmdB family zinc ribbon protein — translation MALYEYACIQCGRFDIRLAMGAAPERCRCPRCEQPARRVFSPPMLRQVASRPLGALLELDEKSREVPGVVSKVPPRSVQRLRPPQNPMLAKLPRP, via the coding sequence ATGGCGCTATACGAGTACGCGTGTATCCAATGTGGCCGATTCGACATTCGACTCGCGATGGGTGCCGCGCCAGAACGTTGCCGCTGCCCTCGTTGCGAGCAACCCGCTCGGCGGGTGTTCTCCCCGCCGATGCTGCGACAGGTGGCCAGCCGGCCACTCGGTGCCCTCCTGGAATTGGATGAAAAGAGTCGGGAGGTGCCGGGCGTCGTTTCGAAGGTGCCGCCGCGTAGCGTCCAGCGGCTCCGTCCGCCACAGAACCCGATGCTTGCCAAACTACCTCGGCCGTAA
- a CDS encoding NAD-dependent formate dehydrogenase, with protein sequence MSTVLCVLYDDPVDGYPPEYARDEIPRISSYPGGQTTPGPHAIDFVPGQLLGCVSGELGLRPFLEGMGHTFVVTSDKDGPDSTFERELTEAEVVISQPFWPAYLTAERIAKAENLQLVITAGIGSDHVNLQAAIERGLTVAEISYSNSISVSEHVVMMILALVRNYIPSYQWVVKGGWNIADCVSRSYDLEGMTVGTVGAGRIGLAVLRRLRAFDVPLRYTERHRLPDEVERELGLTFHESAAAMVPHCDVVTINVPLYPQTEHLFDEQLISTMKRGSYIVNTARGKICDKDTIARALQSGQLAGYAGDVWFPQPPPEEHPWRSMPHHGMTPHISGSSLAAQARYAAGTREILECWFENRPIRDEYLIVEAGRLAGSGAHSYSAGDATRGSEAAGR encoded by the coding sequence ATGAGCACGGTCTTGTGCGTGCTGTACGACGACCCCGTCGACGGCTACCCACCCGAGTACGCGCGGGACGAGATCCCGCGGATCAGTTCCTACCCAGGAGGCCAGACGACTCCAGGCCCCCACGCCATCGACTTCGTGCCCGGGCAGTTGCTCGGCTGCGTATCGGGCGAACTGGGCCTACGCCCCTTTCTCGAAGGCATGGGCCACACGTTCGTCGTCACCAGCGACAAGGATGGACCCGACTCGACATTCGAGCGCGAGCTCACCGAGGCGGAGGTCGTCATCAGCCAACCGTTCTGGCCCGCGTACCTCACCGCGGAGCGGATCGCCAAGGCGGAGAACCTTCAGCTCGTGATCACTGCCGGCATCGGGTCCGACCACGTCAACCTCCAGGCCGCGATCGAACGCGGTCTAACGGTTGCCGAGATCAGCTACTCGAACAGCATCAGCGTCTCTGAGCACGTTGTGATGATGATCCTCGCGCTCGTCCGCAACTACATCCCCTCGTACCAGTGGGTCGTCAAAGGCGGCTGGAATATCGCCGACTGTGTCTCCCGCTCGTACGACCTTGAAGGCATGACCGTAGGGACGGTCGGCGCCGGACGCATCGGGCTCGCCGTACTCCGGCGTTTGAGGGCCTTCGACGTACCGCTCCGCTACACCGAACGCCACCGCCTGCCCGACGAGGTCGAGCGCGAACTCGGGCTCACCTTCCATGAGAGCGCCGCGGCGATGGTGCCACACTGTGACGTCGTAACGATCAACGTGCCGCTCTACCCGCAGACCGAGCACCTCTTCGACGAGCAGCTCATCTCGACCATGAAGCGCGGCTCCTACATAGTGAACACGGCACGCGGAAAGATCTGCGACAAGGACACGATCGCGCGAGCCCTGCAGAGCGGACAACTCGCCGGCTACGCCGGCGACGTCTGGTTTCCGCAGCCTCCGCCGGAAGAACATCCGTGGCGGAGCATGCCGCACCACGGAATGACGCCGCACATTTCCGGATCGTCGCTGGCAGCGCAGGCACGGTACGCCGCGGGCACGCGCGAAATCCTTGAATGCTGGTTCGAGAACCGCCCGATCCGGGATGAATACCTGATCGTCGAGGCCGGTCGCTTGGCCGGCAGCGGCGCGCATTCCTACAGCGCCGGTGATGCAACCCGCGGATCTGAGGCCGCTGGGAGGTAG
- a CDS encoding tetratricopeptide repeat protein — MAAHDPVAQLRVDGDETASVRSTFDLSYQALASETQRLFRLLGLVPAPGGLASAAAAALAGLPVEAVEPLIDQLARYHLVKVAENTRLACHDLLLQHAANLTAEQDPPAEQDAATDRLLHFYLHNTDRAAALLHGRSSLKLSRDPQPDGVPIVEFAAEAHAQQWLHDEWANIVAGLDFAAATGRHRMAWHLADAVRDFMQLQAPPQYRSVVLTGLHAARQAGDLQGEAAMRHSLGVLCWRVAEFHAMIDECQAAADLAARARWPQGQSAALCNSGIALAQLGQTRQAIHRFTQSLAIDRRIGDRAGEAALLINLAAAHEQLGNLPAAARFGEAALRPLRETGQRQGEAIALSYLATVRREQGHLVEALDTITASLAICRSVGARHDEAAGLTTLGLVHRDAERHDAALEALTAAFEIAQRLPDRRLTTFALVGLANVQIRRGHLADAEDRLDAATNLAHRIEHDRAIVEALLATCELHLAKQQPRRAHDRATRALEIAQRSGYTLLAAQAHSHLATASLEMRDPAGCLEHCEQALTLQRPAGQRLAQARTLLLRARAHQSQGDVTLARSHREQARRVLDQILPPPSAITNA, encoded by the coding sequence TTGGCCGCGCACGACCCGGTCGCCCAATTGAGGGTGGATGGCGACGAGACAGCAAGCGTACGAAGCACGTTCGACCTGTCATACCAGGCGCTCGCCTCCGAGACGCAGCGGCTGTTCCGGCTGCTCGGACTTGTGCCCGCGCCCGGCGGCCTGGCGAGCGCCGCCGCTGCGGCATTGGCCGGGCTGCCCGTCGAAGCAGTAGAACCGTTGATCGACCAGCTGGCCCGGTACCACCTGGTCAAGGTTGCCGAAAACACCCGCCTGGCCTGCCACGACCTTTTGCTGCAACACGCTGCCAATCTCACCGCCGAGCAGGACCCACCGGCCGAACAGGATGCCGCCACCGACCGCCTGCTGCATTTCTACCTGCACAACACCGACAGGGCCGCGGCCCTGCTCCACGGACGCTCCAGCCTCAAGCTCTCCCGCGATCCACAACCGGACGGCGTGCCCATCGTGGAGTTCGCCGCAGAGGCGCACGCGCAACAGTGGCTGCACGACGAATGGGCGAACATCGTCGCGGGTCTGGACTTCGCCGCCGCGACCGGCCGGCACCGGATGGCCTGGCACCTCGCTGACGCCGTGCGCGACTTCATGCAGCTTCAAGCTCCGCCGCAGTACCGGTCTGTCGTCCTGACCGGGTTGCACGCGGCGCGGCAGGCCGGCGACCTGCAGGGGGAGGCTGCGATGCGACATAGCCTGGGCGTCCTGTGCTGGCGTGTCGCCGAGTTCCACGCGATGATCGACGAATGTCAGGCCGCGGCGGACCTCGCCGCCCGCGCCCGGTGGCCGCAGGGACAGTCCGCCGCCCTGTGTAACTCCGGCATCGCCCTGGCCCAACTCGGGCAGACGCGGCAGGCTATCCACCGGTTCACACAGTCTCTGGCCATCGACCGAAGAATTGGCGACCGGGCCGGCGAGGCCGCCCTCCTCATCAACCTGGCCGCCGCGCACGAACAGCTCGGCAACCTGCCCGCGGCGGCCCGATTCGGCGAGGCCGCCCTGCGGCCACTGCGGGAAACCGGCCAGCGCCAAGGCGAAGCCATCGCCCTGAGCTACCTCGCCACCGTACGCCGGGAGCAGGGCCACCTCGTTGAGGCACTCGACACCATCACCGCTTCCCTGGCCATCTGCCGCAGCGTCGGTGCCCGCCACGACGAGGCGGCCGGCCTGACCACCCTGGGACTCGTACACCGCGATGCCGAACGACACGACGCCGCGCTGGAAGCACTTACCGCCGCCTTCGAGATCGCCCAACGCCTACCCGACCGACGGCTGACCACCTTCGCCCTCGTCGGCTTGGCCAACGTACAGATCAGACGAGGCCACCTCGCCGACGCCGAAGACCGACTCGACGCTGCGACGAACCTCGCCCACCGCATCGAGCACGACCGTGCCATCGTCGAGGCGCTGCTCGCCACCTGCGAACTGCACCTGGCGAAGCAACAGCCACGCCGAGCACACGACCGCGCCACGCGCGCACTAGAGATCGCCCAGCGGTCGGGATACACCCTTCTGGCGGCCCAAGCCCACAGCCACCTGGCCACAGCAAGCCTCGAGATGCGCGACCCGGCCGGATGCCTGGAACACTGCGAGCAGGCGCTGACCCTGCAGCGACCCGCTGGCCAGCGCCTGGCACAGGCGCGCACTCTCCTCCTACGCGCTCGCGCCCACCAGAGCCAAGGCGACGTCACCCTGGCCAGATCCCACCGGGAACAAGCTCGGCGAGTTCTTGACCAGATCCTGCCCCCACCGTCGGCGATCACCAACGCATGA